A single genomic interval of Nonomuraea rubra harbors:
- a CDS encoding glycosyltransferase family 87 protein, which yields MTSTEARAPWVARAVPYLPLGLIAALGATLAYVVRLPCRTGGWNDQVSTYTNFCYTDIYPLYFDRALATQNPYFAEVPFDKQVEYPVVLGEVMQVISWIARALEPDPVMQAVRFYDLTVLLLGLCLVAGVLLMAAVAGPTRRWDPLWYAISPAVVLAAYINWDLVAGALSMGMLLAWKRQRQVAAGVLLGLAIATKFYPLMFLGALFLLTWRTGRWRPFLVTVGSAAGAWLVVNVPFMVFAWEGWRRFYVFSQERGVDWGSPWLFFQNKGWPVLGEGDVSTLGMVSLAILCVGIAVLTLAAPRRPRLAQICFLALAAFMMTNKVWSPQFVLWLVPFAVLARPNWKPLVLWQLAEVWYFVAIWLYLLAQPPLSRDDLGIGDDTYFTAVWGRIITIGIMMAFVVRDILRPDKDVVRQADLDDQAGGVFDDAPDRFTLQSALR from the coding sequence GTGACGAGCACCGAGGCACGCGCCCCCTGGGTGGCGCGTGCCGTGCCGTACCTGCCCCTGGGGCTGATCGCGGCCCTGGGGGCGACCCTCGCGTACGTGGTGCGGCTGCCGTGCCGTACCGGCGGGTGGAACGACCAGGTCTCCACCTACACGAACTTCTGCTACACCGACATCTACCCCCTGTACTTCGACCGGGCGCTGGCCACCCAGAACCCCTACTTCGCCGAGGTGCCGTTCGACAAGCAGGTCGAGTACCCGGTGGTGCTGGGCGAGGTCATGCAGGTGATCAGCTGGATCGCCCGCGCGCTGGAGCCCGACCCCGTCATGCAGGCGGTGCGCTTCTACGACCTGACGGTCCTTCTGCTCGGCCTCTGCCTCGTGGCCGGCGTGCTGCTGATGGCCGCGGTGGCGGGCCCGACGCGGCGCTGGGACCCGCTCTGGTACGCCATCTCGCCGGCCGTGGTGCTGGCCGCCTACATCAACTGGGACCTGGTGGCCGGCGCGCTGTCCATGGGCATGCTGCTGGCCTGGAAGCGGCAGCGCCAGGTGGCGGCCGGAGTGCTGCTGGGGCTGGCGATCGCGACCAAGTTCTACCCGCTGATGTTCCTGGGCGCGCTGTTCCTGCTGACGTGGCGGACCGGGCGATGGCGGCCGTTCCTGGTCACGGTGGGTTCGGCCGCGGGCGCGTGGCTCGTGGTGAACGTGCCGTTCATGGTCTTCGCCTGGGAGGGGTGGCGCAGGTTCTACGTCTTCTCCCAGGAACGCGGGGTCGACTGGGGCTCGCCGTGGCTGTTCTTCCAGAACAAGGGCTGGCCCGTGCTGGGCGAGGGCGACGTGAGCACGCTGGGCATGGTGTCGCTGGCGATCCTGTGCGTGGGCATCGCCGTGCTGACGCTGGCCGCGCCGCGCCGGCCACGGCTGGCGCAGATCTGCTTCCTGGCGCTGGCCGCGTTCATGATGACGAACAAGGTGTGGTCGCCGCAGTTCGTGTTGTGGCTGGTGCCGTTCGCGGTGCTGGCCAGGCCCAACTGGAAGCCGCTGGTGTTGTGGCAGCTCGCGGAGGTCTGGTACTTCGTGGCGATCTGGCTCTACCTGCTCGCCCAGCCGCCGCTCAGCCGGGACGACCTGGGTATCGGTGACGACACGTACTTCACCGCCGTGTGGGGGCGGATCATCACGATCGGCATCATGATGGCGTTCGTCGTGCGTGACATCCTGCGGCCGGACAAGGACGTGGTCCGGCAGGCCGACCTCGACGACCAGGCAGGCGGCGTGTTCGACGACGCGCCCGACCGGTTCACGCTGCAGTCCGCCCTCAGATGA
- a CDS encoding mannosyltransferase family protein, translated as MITRSTGRDALLLWFGSRAGLLVATLLGVSLGDYLGRWRRWDATLFITIAEYGYDGEPGRPPDDGLPAFFPGLPAVLRLVHVVVPDWAAAGLLVSLVAGAVAMLALARLAEVEGASGWMAVLALLLFPMAVFLAAGYSESLFLAFAIPAWLAARQGNWPSAALLAAGASCVRITGLFLAVALVVEFVMRRESPRRAWWLAVPLVPLVAYSYYQYGRTGDWLAWKHAQEAGWGRDFAWPWQAWATTWRSAMGSGDFAVAFRMEIVGVVVALAGLVWLLVLRRWSEAVYTGTQAAALMTSAYYLSIPRSLLLWFPLWVLVARLATRRAWVMVLYGLISGPLMLVNAGRFLSGAWAG; from the coding sequence ATGATCACTCGCTCGACCGGCCGGGACGCGCTGCTGCTGTGGTTCGGCTCGCGGGCCGGGCTGCTCGTCGCGACGCTGCTCGGCGTGAGCCTGGGCGACTACCTCGGCAGGTGGCGCAGGTGGGACGCCACGCTGTTCATCACGATCGCCGAGTACGGCTACGACGGCGAGCCGGGCAGGCCGCCGGACGACGGGCTGCCCGCCTTCTTCCCCGGGCTGCCGGCTGTGCTGCGGCTGGTGCACGTCGTGGTGCCCGACTGGGCGGCGGCAGGGCTGCTGGTCTCGCTGGTCGCCGGGGCGGTCGCGATGCTGGCGCTGGCCCGGCTGGCGGAGGTGGAGGGCGCCTCCGGGTGGATGGCGGTGCTCGCGCTGCTGCTCTTCCCGATGGCGGTGTTCCTGGCCGCGGGGTACAGCGAGTCGCTCTTCCTGGCGTTCGCGATCCCGGCGTGGCTGGCCGCCCGGCAGGGCAACTGGCCGTCGGCGGCGCTGCTGGCGGCGGGGGCCTCGTGCGTGCGGATCACGGGGCTGTTCCTCGCGGTCGCGCTCGTGGTCGAGTTCGTGATGCGCCGGGAGTCGCCGCGGCGGGCCTGGTGGCTGGCGGTGCCGCTGGTGCCGCTGGTGGCGTACTCGTACTACCAGTACGGCAGGACCGGCGACTGGCTGGCCTGGAAGCACGCGCAGGAGGCCGGCTGGGGGCGCGACTTCGCCTGGCCGTGGCAGGCGTGGGCGACGACCTGGCGCTCGGCCATGGGCTCCGGCGACTTCGCGGTGGCCTTCCGGATGGAGATCGTGGGCGTCGTGGTGGCCCTCGCCGGGCTGGTGTGGCTGCTCGTGCTGCGCCGCTGGAGCGAGGCCGTGTACACGGGCACGCAGGCGGCGGCGCTGATGACGTCGGCGTACTACCTGTCGATCCCGCGCTCGCTGCTGCTGTGGTTCCCGCTGTGGGTGCTGGTCGCGAGGCTCGCGACCAGGCGGGCGTGGGTGATGGTGCTGTACGGGCTGATCTCGGGGCCGTTGATGCTGGTCAACGCGGGCCGGTTCCTCAGCGGAGCCTGGGCGGGCTGA
- a CDS encoding deoxyribonuclease IV codes for MVLIGAHVDQDDPAAHAAEVGAEVVQFFLGDPQGYDKPVLPAKPVEGVDVYIHAPYLINVATTNNRIRIPSRKLLEQHLKAAAGLGAKGLIVHGGHVNKNDDPQTGFDNWRKVFERMECPIPVLIENTAGGGNAMARKLERIARLWEALDGFDVGFCLDTCHAHAGGEELVDLVDRVKAITGRIDLVHCNDSRDDFDSGADRHANLGQGKIDPELILAVCRAAGAPIVVETPGEGQAEDIAFLRKNL; via the coding sequence ATGGTGCTAATCGGAGCTCATGTCGATCAGGACGACCCCGCCGCCCACGCCGCGGAGGTCGGGGCCGAGGTGGTGCAGTTCTTCCTCGGCGACCCGCAGGGCTACGACAAGCCCGTGCTGCCGGCCAAGCCGGTCGAGGGTGTGGACGTCTACATCCACGCCCCCTACCTGATCAACGTGGCGACGACCAACAACCGCATCAGGATCCCCAGCCGCAAGCTGCTGGAGCAGCACCTGAAGGCGGCCGCGGGCCTCGGCGCCAAGGGCCTGATCGTGCACGGCGGGCACGTCAACAAGAACGACGACCCGCAGACCGGGTTCGACAACTGGCGCAAGGTGTTCGAGCGCATGGAGTGCCCCATCCCCGTGCTGATCGAGAACACCGCGGGCGGCGGCAACGCGATGGCGCGCAAGCTGGAGCGCATCGCCCGGCTGTGGGAGGCGCTCGACGGGTTCGACGTGGGCTTCTGCCTCGACACCTGCCACGCCCACGCCGGCGGCGAGGAGCTGGTCGACCTGGTCGACCGGGTCAAGGCCATCACCGGCCGCATCGACCTGGTGCACTGCAACGACTCGCGCGACGACTTCGACTCCGGCGCCGACCGGCACGCCAACCTGGGCCAGGGGAAGATCGACCCCGAGCTGATCCTGGCGGTCTGCCGCGCGGCCGGCGCGCCGATCGTGGTGGAGACGCCGGGCGAGGGCCAGGCGGAGGACATCGCGTTCCTGAGGAAGAACCTCTAG
- the rpsF gene encoding 30S ribosomal protein S6: MRRYEVMVILDPSLDERTVAPSLDQFLTVVRNDGGTVEKVDVWGRRRLAYDIDKKSEGIYAVIDLSAEPATVKELDRQMNLNEGILRTKVLRPDVH, encoded by the coding sequence ATGCGTCGTTACGAAGTAATGGTCATTCTGGACCCTTCGCTCGATGAGCGCACCGTCGCGCCGTCCCTCGACCAGTTCCTCACCGTGGTCCGCAACGACGGCGGCACCGTGGAGAAGGTCGACGTCTGGGGCCGCCGCCGTCTCGCCTACGACATCGACAAGAAGTCCGAAGGCATCTACGCCGTCATCGACCTGTCCGCGGAGCCCGCGACGGTCAAGGAGCTCGACCGGCAGATGAACCTCAACGAGGGCATTCTGCGCACCAAGGTCCTGCGTCCCGACGTGCACTAA
- a CDS encoding single-stranded DNA-binding protein, translating into MAAGDTVITIVGNLVDDPELRFTPTGQAVARFRIASTPRFMDRQTNEWKDGESLFLTCNVWRQAAENAAESLQRGMRVIVQGRLKQRSYETKEGEKRTVYEVEVDEVGPSLRNATAKVNRTSRQGGGGGGFGGGPADDPWASATPAPPQGGGFQGGGGGGYGGGGGQQGGGGFGGGGNDFSDEPPF; encoded by the coding sequence ATGGCAGCAGGCGACACCGTAATCACCATCGTCGGCAACCTGGTCGACGACCCGGAGCTGCGCTTCACCCCGACGGGGCAAGCGGTGGCTCGATTCCGCATCGCGTCCACTCCGCGGTTCATGGATCGACAGACCAACGAGTGGAAGGATGGCGAGAGCCTCTTCCTGACCTGCAACGTCTGGCGGCAGGCGGCGGAGAACGCCGCCGAGAGCCTCCAGCGCGGCATGCGGGTCATCGTGCAGGGGCGGCTCAAGCAGCGGTCTTACGAGACCAAGGAAGGCGAGAAGCGCACGGTCTACGAGGTCGAGGTCGACGAGGTCGGCCCGTCCCTGCGTAACGCCACCGCCAAGGTCAACCGCACCTCCCGTCAGGGTGGCGGCGGTGGCGGCTTCGGCGGCGGCCCGGCCGACGACCCGTGGGCCTCCGCCACGCCCGCCCCGCCTCAGGGCGGCGGCTTCCAGGGCGGTGGCGGCGGCGGTTACGGAGGCGGCGGCGGCCAGCAGGGCGGCGGCGGCTTCGGCGGCGGCGGCAACGACTTCAGCGACGAACCGCCTTTCTAA
- the rpsR gene encoding 30S ribosomal protein S18: MAKPALRKPKKKVCLFCHDKISYVDYKDTALLRKFISDRGKIRARRVTGNCTQHQRDVATAIKNAREVALLPYTSTAR, encoded by the coding sequence ATGGCAAAGCCGGCACTGCGCAAGCCCAAGAAGAAGGTTTGCCTGTTCTGCCACGACAAGATCTCCTACGTCGACTACAAGGACACGGCTCTGCTGCGGAAGTTCATCTCCGACCGCGGCAAGATCCGTGCGCGCCGGGTGACGGGCAACTGCACCCAGCACCAGCGCGACGTGGCGACCGCGATCAAGAACGCCCGTGAGGTGGCCCTGCTGCCTTACACGAGCACCGCGCGCTAA
- the rplI gene encoding 50S ribosomal protein L9: protein MKLILTNEVSGLGTPGDVVEVKDGYGRNYLIPRGYAMRWTRGAEKQIETIRKARDAREIRDLGTAKEVAGQLGALRVRLTTRAGESGRLFGSITTGDIADAVKAAGGPLLDRRRIEIVNPIKSVGSHRVSVRLHPEVAAGIDVEVVAG from the coding sequence ATGAAGCTCATCCTCACCAACGAGGTCTCCGGCCTCGGCACCCCCGGCGACGTCGTCGAGGTCAAGGACGGCTACGGCCGTAACTACCTCATCCCGCGCGGCTACGCCATGCGCTGGACGCGGGGCGCCGAGAAGCAGATCGAGACCATCCGCAAGGCTCGCGACGCCCGCGAGATCCGCGACCTCGGCACCGCCAAGGAGGTCGCCGGCCAGCTCGGCGCGCTGCGCGTCCGGCTGACCACGCGCGCGGGCGAGTCGGGCCGCCTGTTCGGCTCGATCACCACGGGCGACATCGCCGACGCCGTCAAGGCCGCCGGCGGCCCGCTCCTCGACCGCCGCCGCATCGAGATCGTCAACCCGATCAAGAGCGTCGGCTCCCACCGCGTCTCCGTCCGCCTCCACCCGGAGGTGGCCGCGGGCATCGACGTGGAAGTCGTGGCGGGCTGA
- a CDS encoding ABC transporter substrate-binding protein — MSLLTPGKLTIGTDKPAFEPWFKDDDPSNGQGFESAVAFAVAGELGFDRSEVQWSTVKFDAAFAPGDKQFDFDINQVSITPQRAEAVDFSKGYYTVKQAVVVSEKGKFAGANSLAELKDAKIGVQVGTTSFNAVRDVIQPADDPDVFNDQIDVVTALKNDQVDAVVVDLPTAFYVTAAQVENSKIVGQFSSTGGTPEEFGLVMEKGSALKSCVDKAVDALKSKGELAKIEQQWLGSAAGAPELR, encoded by the coding sequence TTGTCGCTGCTCACCCCGGGGAAGCTGACCATCGGGACCGACAAGCCCGCCTTCGAGCCGTGGTTCAAGGACGACGACCCGAGCAACGGGCAGGGGTTCGAGAGTGCGGTGGCGTTCGCGGTGGCGGGGGAGCTCGGGTTCGACCGCAGCGAGGTGCAGTGGAGCACCGTGAAGTTCGACGCCGCGTTCGCACCGGGGGACAAGCAGTTCGACTTCGACATCAACCAGGTCTCGATCACGCCCCAGCGGGCGGAGGCGGTCGACTTCAGCAAGGGCTACTACACGGTCAAGCAGGCCGTCGTCGTCTCCGAGAAGGGCAAGTTCGCGGGGGCCAATAGCCTGGCGGAGCTGAAGGACGCGAAGATCGGCGTGCAGGTCGGCACGACCTCGTTCAACGCGGTCAGGGACGTCATCCAGCCCGCCGACGACCCCGACGTCTTCAACGACCAGATCGACGTCGTGACCGCGTTGAAGAACGACCAGGTCGACGCGGTGGTCGTGGACCTGCCGACGGCGTTCTACGTGACGGCCGCCCAGGTGGAGAACTCCAAGATCGTGGGCCAGTTCAGCTCGACGGGCGGCACGCCCGAGGAGTTCGGGCTGGTGATGGAGAAGGGCAGCGCGCTCAAGTCGTGCGTGGACAAGGCCGTGGACGCGCTGAAGTCGAAGGGTGAGCTGGCCAAGATCGAGCAGCAGTGGCTCGGCTCCGCGGCGGGCGCCCCCGAGCTGCGATGA
- a CDS encoding amino acid ABC transporter permease, which yields MSEWVKSERQVERERVRRSRARRSASIATASTVVFIVLVAWGITSSPGWPRVRETFFDGEQFVAALPDVLEGFLLNIRIFLISEVLILVIGLLVALARGIRTPAFFPIRALATLYTDVFRGVPTILVIYLIGFGLPALKLQGIPTDKATLGIIALTLSYGAYVAEVFRAGIESVHPSQVAAARSLGLSHVKTMRFVVVPQATRRVVPPLLNDFVSLQKDTALVATIGPLEALRQAQMHTFNTFDYTPYLAAALIFILLTIPMARLTDHLAARTRRRRGA from the coding sequence ATGAGCGAATGGGTCAAGTCGGAGCGGCAGGTCGAGCGGGAGCGGGTCCGCAGGTCGCGCGCCCGCCGCTCGGCCTCGATCGCGACGGCCTCGACGGTCGTCTTCATCGTGCTGGTGGCCTGGGGGATCACCAGCTCGCCGGGCTGGCCGCGGGTGCGGGAGACGTTCTTCGACGGTGAGCAGTTCGTCGCCGCGCTGCCGGACGTGCTGGAAGGCTTCCTGCTCAACATCAGGATCTTCCTGATCTCAGAGGTGCTGATCCTCGTCATCGGCCTGCTGGTCGCGCTGGCCAGGGGGATCAGGACACCGGCGTTCTTCCCGATCAGAGCCCTGGCCACGCTCTACACCGACGTCTTCCGCGGGGTGCCGACGATCCTGGTGATCTACCTGATCGGGTTCGGGCTGCCCGCGCTGAAGCTGCAGGGGATCCCGACCGACAAGGCGACGCTGGGCATCATCGCGCTGACGCTCTCGTACGGGGCGTACGTGGCCGAGGTGTTCCGCGCCGGCATCGAGTCGGTGCATCCCAGCCAGGTGGCGGCGGCCCGATCGCTGGGCCTGAGCCACGTCAAGACCATGCGGTTCGTGGTGGTGCCGCAGGCCACGCGCAGGGTCGTACCGCCGCTGCTGAACGACTTCGTCTCGTTGCAGAAGGACACGGCGCTGGTGGCGACGATCGGGCCGCTGGAGGCGCTCAGGCAGGCGCAGATGCACACCTTCAACACCTTCGACTACACCCCTTACCTGGCCGCCGCGCTGATCTTCATCCTGCTCACCATCCCCATGGCCAGGCTCACCGACCACCTGGCGGCCCGTACGCGCAGGAGGCGCGGAGCATGA
- a CDS encoding amino acid ABC transporter ATP-binding protein: protein MSVLTIEGVWKNFHGHSVLRGIDLEVESHEVVSLIGASGSGKSTLLRCVNLLETVDDGTIHLDGEEITDPRVNVDRVRRRLGIVFQSFNLFPHMTVLDNITLAPRQVHGVARAQAEEQAHELLARFGLAEKARAYPDQLSGGQQQRVAIIRALATQPRLMLLDEVTSALDPELVVEVLGIIRELKESGMTMILTTHEMGFCRDISDLVCFLDGGVLVEKGPPEQIFTSPEHPRTQEFLRSVLESGRF, encoded by the coding sequence ATGAGCGTGCTGACCATCGAGGGGGTGTGGAAGAACTTCCACGGCCACAGCGTGCTGCGCGGCATCGACCTGGAGGTCGAGTCGCACGAGGTGGTGAGCCTGATCGGGGCCTCCGGCTCGGGCAAGTCCACCTTGCTGCGCTGCGTCAACCTGCTGGAGACGGTGGACGACGGCACCATCCACCTCGACGGCGAGGAGATCACCGACCCGCGGGTCAACGTCGACCGGGTACGCAGGCGGCTCGGCATCGTCTTCCAGTCGTTCAACCTCTTCCCGCACATGACGGTGCTGGACAACATCACGCTGGCGCCCAGGCAGGTGCACGGGGTGGCCAGGGCGCAGGCGGAGGAGCAGGCTCATGAGCTGCTGGCCAGGTTCGGCCTGGCGGAGAAGGCGAGGGCGTACCCCGACCAGCTCTCCGGCGGCCAGCAGCAGCGGGTGGCGATCATCCGGGCGCTGGCCACGCAGCCCAGGCTGATGCTGCTCGACGAGGTGACCTCGGCGCTCGATCCCGAGCTGGTGGTGGAGGTGCTGGGGATCATCAGGGAGCTCAAGGAGTCGGGCATGACGATGATCCTGACGACCCATGAGATGGGGTTCTGCCGCGACATCTCCGACCTGGTGTGCTTCCTGGACGGCGGGGTGCTCGTGGAGAAGGGCCCGCCTGAGCAGATCTTCACCTCGCCGGAGCACCCGCGTACCCAGGAGTTCCTGCGCAGCGTGCTGGAGTCGGGGCGGTTCTAG
- a CDS encoding APC family permease, producing the protein MSTILRRLPPSEATGLRTGARHSLAEVYRPADLVVLGLGVMIGAGIFSIAGEQAATTAGPGVILSFMIAGIACLLACLCYAELSSTMPTSGSAYTFTYVIFGEVWAWIIGWALILELQFAAAVVARAWAAIAVGAISHFGIDVPAADLVQDGLVLVILVLLTGIVALGARVGLRALWVMVSAKLLAIGAVIVVGATHVDVANFGDFYVPPKALDTAPATVLEIFIGEGQAFGWFGIFAAASAIAFAYIGFDIVATSAEETVNAPRAVPKGMIRSLVVATVIYLAVALVMVGMVPYTSISADSPLAGAFSAVGVDWMVHVIDAGAVLGLTTVILVLIVGQTRVLFSMARDGLIPRSLATVSRRYHTPTRVTLVIGLVAIVLAEFVPVLTMQQLVVIGTLFAFAFVAAGVIVMRRRLPHLERGFRVPLSPLLPALSLVATLWLMVNLRVLTWAWFTLWMAFGLLVYLVYGRRHSLLARRSAPPRQSHGRHRR; encoded by the coding sequence TTGTCCACGATTCTGCGACGACTGCCGCCTTCGGAGGCGACCGGGCTGCGTACCGGCGCCCGGCACAGCCTGGCCGAGGTCTACCGACCGGCCGACCTGGTCGTGCTCGGGCTCGGAGTGATGATCGGCGCGGGCATCTTCAGCATCGCCGGGGAGCAGGCCGCCACCACGGCCGGTCCCGGCGTGATCCTCTCCTTCATGATCGCGGGCATCGCGTGCCTGCTGGCCTGCCTGTGTTACGCCGAGCTGTCGTCCACGATGCCGACCTCCGGCAGCGCGTACACCTTCACCTACGTCATCTTCGGCGAGGTCTGGGCGTGGATCATCGGCTGGGCGCTGATCCTGGAGCTGCAGTTCGCCGCCGCGGTGGTGGCCAGGGCGTGGGCCGCGATCGCCGTCGGCGCGATCTCGCACTTCGGGATCGACGTGCCCGCCGCGGACCTCGTCCAGGACGGCCTCGTGCTGGTGATCCTGGTGCTGCTCACCGGCATCGTGGCGCTGGGCGCGCGGGTCGGGCTGCGGGCGCTGTGGGTCATGGTGTCGGCCAAGCTGCTGGCCATCGGCGCGGTCATCGTCGTGGGCGCCACGCACGTGGACGTGGCCAACTTCGGCGACTTCTACGTGCCGCCGAAGGCGCTGGACACCGCCCCGGCGACGGTGCTGGAGATCTTCATCGGGGAGGGGCAGGCGTTCGGCTGGTTCGGCATCTTCGCGGCGGCCTCGGCGATCGCGTTCGCGTACATCGGCTTCGACATCGTGGCCACCTCGGCCGAGGAGACCGTGAACGCGCCCAGGGCCGTGCCGAAGGGCATGATCCGGAGCCTGGTGGTCGCCACCGTCATCTACCTCGCGGTGGCGCTGGTGATGGTGGGCATGGTGCCGTACACGAGCATCTCGGCGGACTCGCCGCTGGCCGGCGCGTTCAGCGCGGTCGGGGTGGACTGGATGGTGCACGTCATCGACGCGGGGGCGGTGCTCGGGCTGACCACGGTGATCCTGGTGCTGATCGTGGGGCAGACGCGGGTGCTGTTCTCGATGGCCCGCGACGGGCTCATCCCCCGCTCGCTGGCCACGGTGAGCCGCCGCTACCACACGCCCACTCGGGTGACGCTGGTCATCGGGCTGGTGGCGATCGTGCTGGCCGAGTTCGTGCCGGTGCTGACGATGCAGCAGCTCGTGGTGATCGGGACGCTGTTCGCGTTCGCGTTCGTGGCGGCCGGGGTGATCGTGATGCGGCGGCGCCTGCCGCACCTGGAGCGCGGCTTCCGGGTGCCGCTGTCACCCCTGCTGCCCGCGCTGTCGCTGGTGGCCACGCTCTGGCTGATGGTGAACCTGCGCGTGCTGACCTGGGCCTGGTTCACCCTGTGGATGGCCTTCGGCCTGCTGGTCTACCTCGTGTACGGCCGCCGCCACAGCCTCCTGGCCCGCCGGAGCGCCCCGCCGAGACAGTCCCACGGCCGCCACCGCCGCTAG
- a CDS encoding MATE family efflux transporter, whose translation MPITSRDREILRLAVPAFGALVAEPLFLLADYAIVGHGLGTTAVGALGVAGTVLTTLVNLCVFLAYGTTASVARRSGAGDHVRAMRSGVDGIWLALALGAAVIAVCWPLAPAIVDLFGAVGSQAAQAVTYLRISLIGAPGMLVVLAGTGVLRGLQDTVTPLVVAVGSFALNAALNAWFVLGLGWGIAGSAWGTVLAQTLGAAVYLVVVARGARRLGTPLTPSTAGVKEAGTVGFALFVRTLCMRIVILAATVIATRMGEAELAAYALATQVWTLLALALDAIAIAGQAITGRSLGAGDVETTRAATKRMVQWGIWSGIVLGLLVLAARPLLPGLFDADPLVAGLLLDLLWPVALLQPLCGVVFVLDGVLIGAGDQRYLAWAGVWTTLAYLPAALVAAGLGVVALWCALGVWMAARLITLTRRANGTAWLVTGT comes from the coding sequence ATGCCCATTACATCCAGAGATCGGGAGATTCTCCGCCTCGCCGTGCCCGCCTTCGGGGCGCTGGTGGCCGAGCCGCTCTTCCTGCTCGCCGACTACGCCATCGTGGGCCACGGCCTGGGCACCACGGCGGTGGGCGCTCTGGGCGTGGCGGGGACGGTCCTGACGACGCTGGTGAACCTGTGCGTCTTCCTCGCCTACGGGACGACCGCGTCCGTGGCGCGCCGGTCGGGGGCCGGTGACCATGTGCGGGCCATGCGCAGCGGCGTGGACGGCATCTGGCTGGCGCTGGCGCTCGGCGCCGCCGTGATCGCGGTGTGCTGGCCGCTGGCGCCGGCCATCGTGGACCTGTTCGGCGCGGTCGGGTCGCAGGCGGCGCAGGCCGTGACGTACCTGCGGATCAGCCTGATCGGCGCGCCCGGCATGCTGGTCGTGCTGGCGGGCACCGGCGTGCTGCGCGGGCTGCAGGACACGGTGACGCCGCTGGTGGTGGCCGTGGGCTCGTTCGCGCTGAACGCCGCGCTGAACGCCTGGTTCGTGCTGGGGCTGGGGTGGGGCATCGCCGGGTCGGCGTGGGGCACGGTGCTGGCGCAGACGCTCGGCGCCGCCGTCTACCTCGTGGTGGTGGCGCGGGGGGCCAGGCGGCTGGGGACGCCGCTGACGCCCTCGACGGCGGGTGTCAAGGAGGCGGGGACGGTGGGGTTCGCCCTGTTCGTACGTACGCTCTGCATGCGCATCGTGATCCTGGCCGCCACCGTCATCGCCACCAGGATGGGCGAGGCCGAGCTGGCCGCGTACGCGCTGGCCACCCAGGTGTGGACGCTGCTCGCGCTGGCCCTGGACGCCATCGCCATCGCCGGTCAGGCCATCACCGGGCGCTCGCTCGGCGCCGGCGACGTCGAGACCACCCGGGCCGCCACGAAGCGGATGGTGCAGTGGGGCATCTGGTCGGGGATCGTGCTCGGGCTGCTCGTGCTGGCGGCCAGGCCGCTGCTGCCCGGGCTCTTCGACGCCGACCCGCTGGTCGCCGGGCTGCTGCTCGACCTGCTGTGGCCGGTGGCGCTGCTCCAGCCGCTCTGCGGGGTGGTGTTCGTGCTGGACGGCGTGCTCATCGGAGCCGGCGACCAGCGGTATCTCGCCTGGGCGGGGGTGTGGACGACGCTCGCCTACCTGCCGGCCGCCCTGGTCGCGGCCGGGCTGGGCGTGGTGGCGCTCTGGTGCGCGCTGGGCGTGTGGATGGCGGCCCGCCTGATCACGTTGACCCGCCGCGCCAACGGAACCGCCTGGCTGGTAACCGGCACGTGA